A stretch of Pyrenophora tritici-repentis strain M4 chromosome 7, whole genome shotgun sequence DNA encodes these proteins:
- a CDS encoding REB1, Myb superfamily protein encodes MRKSPRRWTAEEDSILYREAMKQSPDSIWDWNRIAANFTDRSNKDCRKRWVNHVGGGLKKGPWSEEENSKLREAVQIFGQR; translated from the exons ATGCGGAAATCACCAAGAAGATGGACTGCGGAAGAGGACTCGATTCTATACCGAGAAGCAATGAAGCAGT CCCCCGATAGTATCTGGGATTGGAACCGGATTGCCGCAAACTTTACAGACAGATCCAACAAGGACTGTCGGAAACGCTGGGTCAACCACGTCGGTGGGGGACTCAAGAAAGGCCCTTGGTCTGAAGAGGAGAACTCCAAGCTCCGGGAGGCTGTGCAAATATTTGGACAACGGTAA
- a CDS encoding Dimer-Tnp-hAT domain containing protein, with the protein MAKRSRETLGAAVSQATTFESQFFESQTEEEGAAEGSQAGTAATTEASVDTEPDNGDNFDGINWDRLPRFMKPLTTGRRVKSWIFQHGYRVVELYDQNRVWFVCKYCHIHKVIDTGGSGVFDVSKATSSAAAHLGLQKRGHGFTKDGLKPRRTGQQLSLRQTLETGVAVSQEAANAMGNFNIQQFREVAVFCLLDNNLPMELLARPSFREMISLANPEAEAALWVSPRSVATYAMRLFQYMQPQIVCALSEAASKIHISFDGWTTKGGKRGFFRVVAHFANASGVIQDLPIALPHLAGSHTGDAIADTIKKTLQEYSIGSDKLGYFVLDNAANNDTAVSSLAHAYDFNAAHRRLRCGPHTLNLIGQAIIFGSNQEAYNNNNDEQLQTEEVYMQEWRQEGPLGVLIDVINHIKTPQQHEIFRSFQTAANAELPARERLHVLEPVKPVVTRWNSYYAAFKRATQLQAAYNSYAEHYINALSLEDRRACQRGNKLPEAPSWMRSTGLTAADWAVITEYQDCLEPLKLATEKLEGRGKAGKYGAIYETIPVFEYVLGALEARTRSYEQVDFNPPDAPEDHLFVNLRAAWSKANDYYNKLDRSPAYYAATCLHPYYKYYCENSWVDKPEWLTSANAGFLQLWQSYKPQRTRPLSQTTAKPRHRGIDDVIGALVRRNKAQVEAAHDDEYERWRTQEPEWTSEQYLSDGHPVKYWIQLRSKYPCLSQFAIDILTIPASSCDCERLFSELGDLLEPRRRALGSELLAALQLVRSWRRAGFDGLYNNGDDEDKWSDVKDEEIVQQYDIEGWSTTP; encoded by the exons atggccaaacgctctcga gaaacccttggcgccgccgtaagccaggccacaacgtttgagtcgcaatttttcgagtcgcaaacagaggaggagggtgcggctgagggcagccaggctggtacagcagcaacaacagaggctagtgttgatacagagcctgataatggcgataactttgacggcattaactgggatcgcctccctcggttcatgaagcctcttacaactgggcggcgcgtcaagagttggatctttcaacatggatatcgcgttgttgagctctacgatcagaatcgagtgtggtttgtatgcaaatactgccacatccacaaggtcattgacactggcggcagtggagtttttgacgtatcaaaggccacctcctcagctgcagctcatcttggccttcagaaacgaggccatggctttacaaaagacggcctgaagcctcgaagaacagggcagcaactctctctacgacagacgctggagactggtgttgcagtctctcaagaggctgccaacgcgatgggcaacttcaacatccagcagtttcgtgaagttgcagtgttctgccttcttgataacaacttgccaatggagctacttgcaaggccgtcctttcgcgagatgattagccttgcaaacccagaggcagaggcagctttgtgggtaagtcctcgcagtgtagctacctacgcaatgcgcctcttccaatatatgcagccacagattgtctgcgctctgtcagaagctgcaagcaagatccacataagctttgatggttggacgacaaagggtggcaagcgtggatTCTTTAGAGTCGTTGCACACTTTGCTAACGCCTCTGGAGTGATACAAGATCTCCCCAtcgccctcccacatctcgcaggctctcatactggtgatgctatcgctgatacaattaaaaagacgctccaagaatacagtattgggagtgataaactcggctacttcgtcctcgacaatgctgcaaacaacgatactgcagtctcctcgctcgcccacgcgtacgacttcaacgctgctcaccgacgcctccgctgcggccctcacacgcttaaccttattggccaggcaattatctttggcagcaatcaagaggcgtacaacaacaacaacgacgagcagctccaaacagaggaggtgtacatgcaggagtggcgtcaagaagggcccttaggtgtacttatcgacgttatcaaccatataaaaacgcctcaacaacacgaaattttccgaagcttccaaaccgccgccaacgccgagttgccagctagagagcgcctccacgtacttgagcctgtgaagcctgttgttacacgctggaactcttactacgctgccttcaaacgcgcaactcaactccaggcagcatacaactcttacgctgagcactacattaacgcactctcccttgaagatcgccgcgcttgtcaacgtggcaataaactccctgaagcacctagttggatgagatcaacaggacttacagctgctgattgggcggtgataacagagtatcaggactgcctagagccgcttaagcttgctacggagaagcttgagggtcgcggaaaggcaggcaaatacggcgctatatatgagactattcctgtatttgaatacgtacttggcgcgctcgaagcccgtacgcgctcgtacgagcaagttgacttcaacccacctgatgcgcctgaagatcacctctttgttaacctccgcgccgcctggagtaaggccaacgattactacaacaagctcgatcgatcgccagcatactacgctgctacctgcctccatccatactacaaatactactgcgagaacagctgggtggataagccagaatggctaacatcagccaacgctggcttcctgcagctctggcagtcgtataagcctcaacgtacacgtcctctatctcaaacaactgcaaaaccaaggcatagaggaatagatgatgtgattggcgccctcgtacggcgcaacaaggctcaggtagaggctgcccacgacgatgagtacgagcgctggagaactcaagagccagagtggacaagcgaacagtatcttagcgatggccacccagtcaagtactggattcaattacgctcaaaatacccgtgtttaagccagtttgcgattgatatactcacgataccagcatctagttgcgactgcgagaggctctttagcgagcttggcgatttacttgagccgcgccggcgagctcttggcagcgagttacttgctgcccttcagcttgtacgttcgtggagacgagctggctttgacggcttgtacaacaacggtgatgatgaagataagtggagtgacgtcaaagatgaggagattgtacaacagtacgatatagaaggctggagtacaacaccataa
- a CDS encoding MhpC, hydrolase or acyltransferase (alpha-beta hydrolase superfamily): protein MRPLRAFLTLASCQLIAAAAVHAADVVSGQADLCHDVVIPVHVAKSAEGNFTGSYDVNILFALAARKTLVAADYNISARVCKPPTNVAALDTVQILAHGATFNKKMWDFPYKPEEHSWTRRMTNAGYTTVAVDLIGAGNSSFPDGLKEAQTETAVQAMHEVIRLIREGQYVGRQFKQMAFVGFSIGGIIANGLADKYPHDVDVYVLIGISWDLTWIYPAFLSIAGLQTSARTIDPDRWGHLEPFYQTQPTIEAREVACFYGDYEKDALAADFATRDFDTLGAAITFTYHLVDAPHFTGPVFLGIGENDGTFCGGPKCGSQPYAVYDKFPTASAHDVKVYANTGHAILYHRSGPKLMDDVQSFLAAHWP, encoded by the exons ATGAGACCTCTCCGCGCTTTTCTGACATTGGCTAGCTGTCAGCTTATCGCTGCCGCTGCCGTCCATGCGGCTGATGTCGTTTCAGGCCAAG CTGATCTGTGCCACGACGTGGTCATCCCTGTGCATGTTGCAAAGTCAGCCGAGGGCAACTTCACCGGAAGCTACGATGTCAATATTCTCTTTGCATTGGCCGCTCGCAAGACCCTTGTTGCAGCAGACTACAACATCTCGGCCCGTGTCTGCAAGCCACCTACTAATGTTGCCGCCCTCGACACGGTACAGATACTCGCCCACGGCGCCACCTTCAACAAAAAGATGTGGGATTTCCCCTACAAGCCCGAAGAGCACAGCTGGACACGGCGAATGACGAATGCGGGATACACCACCGTTGCCGTTGACCTCATCG GTGCTGGAAACAGCAGTTTTCCTGACGGACTCAAGGAGGCGCAGACAGAGACGGCCGTGCAGGCCATGCACGAGGTCATCCGCCTCATACGCGAAGGACAGTACGTCGGCCGTCAGTTTAAGCAGATGGCATTTGTTGGTTTTTCCATTGGAGGTATCATCGCAAATGGATTGGCCGACAAGTACCCCCACGATGTCGATGTTTACGTCCTGATCGGCATCTCCTGGGATCTGACATGGATCTACCCGGCTTTTTTATCCATAGCCGGCCTGCAGACCTCAGCCCGGACCATAGACCCCGACCGCTGGGGTCATCTCGAGCCGTTTTACCAGACCCAACCAACAATCGAAGCACGCGAAGTCGCATGCTTCTACGGGGACTACGAAAAGGACGCCTTGGCTGCCGACTTTGCCACGCGAGACTTTGACACCCTCGGCGCCGCCATAACTTTTACCTACCACTTGGTCGACGCTCCTCACTTCACCGGACCCGTGTTCCTAGGCATTGGCGAGA ATGACGGGACGTTTTGTGGCGGCCCCAAGTGCGGCAGCCAGCCGTACGCCGTGTACGACAAATTCCCAACCGCCTCGGCTCACGACGTCAAGGTCTATGCGAATACTGGTCACGCAATCCTCTACCATCGGAGCGGGCCGAAGTTGATGGATGACGTGCAGAGCTTCTTGGCCGCGCATTGGCCGTGA
- a CDS encoding GlcD, FAD-FMN-containing dehydrogenase, with product MFVETLATALALFGTATTLSYQDPAVTQCCSQLAAQLPNTTFPRDGSSTSTYYQTKTSFWSATEWLDPTCVFLPTKASDIEAAVSIFTANDCPFAIRGGGHSAIRAAANIDHGILVSMKHVKDITFSEDLSTVTVGAGLTWAEVYEATEARGRMAVAGRFGTVGTGLVLGAGFSYLNNRHGLGVDNVAGQHVVLANGTSVYANATHHSELHWALKGGGNNFGVVSHYDLVLHPSDGCFGGRYTYPHTSIGAMKKATYDYHVKTAIEDVDMHVLPTYVFADNTTYGYTPVVSNRNATALPKSLRAWDEIPHTNQTMKPRKYGDLANHLVAGFPDGLIQSHYTFTVYPDEAFFGELFDLWEKFCISMAHIDGFNGLHTVMPITPRAIAEGIKNGHNALGIDQAKPNTTLSVFYLGVTFNNAADSEEVFPAWETFVRSLQVRAKVLGILFPYIMMNYSDHNQQVLASYGAKNVERLQAVQRQYDPSLVFQRLVTGGQKLPL from the exons ATGTTCGTCGAGACGCTAGCCACTGCACTTGCCCTGTTTGGCACTGCGACTACATTGTCGTATCAGGATCCCGCCGTAACGCAATGC TGTTCGCAACTCGCGGCCCAGTTGCCCAATACGACCTTCCCGCGAGATGGCTCTAGTACCTCCACGTACTACCAAACCAAGACCTCGTTTTGGT CGGCAACCGAGTGGCTAGACCCGACCTGCGTCTTCCTCCCCACAAAGGCCTCCGATATTGAGGCCGCCGTCTCCATCTTCACTGCAAATGACTGTCCCTTTGCTATTCGCGGGGGTGGCCATAGCGCAATCCGTGCTGCAGCCAATATCGACCATGGCATCCTGGTGAGCATGAAGCACGTCAAGGACATCACCTTTAGCGAAGACCTCTCCACTGTCACCGTCGGCGCCGGCCTCACATGGGCTGAGGTCTATGAGGCTACAGAGGCTCGCGGACGCATGGCCGTTGCAGGTCGTTTCGGCACTGTTGGCACTGGTCTTGTGCTGGGCGCTGGCTTTTCCTACCTGAACAATCGCCACGGTCTGGGCGTTGACAACGTTGCCGGACAGCACGTGGTTTTGGCCAATGGCACAAGCGTATACGCCAATGCCACCCATCACTCTGAACTTCATTGGGCTCTCAAGGGTGGCGGCAACAACTTTGGTGTCGTCTCACACTACGATCTCGTCCTGCACCCCAGTGATGGCTGCTTTGGTGGACGCTATACCTACCCGCACACCTCCATCGGGGCCATGAAGAAGGCAACGTACGACTATCACGTCAAGACCGCCATTGAGGATGTAGACATGCACGTCCTTCCGACATATGTCTTTGCTGACAACACAACGTATGGCTACACCCCCGTCGTGTCCAACCGAAACGCGACGGCGTTGCCCAAGTCACTGCGTGCATGGGACGAGATTCCTCACACAAACCAGACAATGAAACCGAGAAAGTACGGCGACTTGGCTAACCATCTTGTCGCCGGCTTTCCTGACGGACTAAT CCAATCCCATTACACCTTCACAGTGTACCCAGACGAAGCCTTCTTCGGCGAACTTTTTGATCTATGGGAGAAATTCTGTATTTCAATGGCTCATATTGATGGCTTCAATGGCTTGCACACGGTCATGCCTATTACGCCTCGAGCGATTGCCGAGGGCATAAAGAACGGCCACAACGCTTTGGGCATTGACCAAGCAAAGCCTAACACGACTCTTTCTG TCTTTTATCTCGGCGTCACCTTCAACAATGCAGCCGACAGCGAGGAGGTCTTCCCCGCATGGGAGACGTTTGTGCGCTCCCTGCAGGTGCGAGCAAAGGTTTTGGGTATCCTGTTTCCGTACAT AATGATGAACTACTCCGACCACAATCAGCAGGTGTTGGCGTCTTATGGTGCCAAGAACGTGGAGCGTTTGCAAGCAGTCCAGAGGCAGTACGATCCCTCTCTGGTCTTCCAGCGCTTGGTCACCGGAGGTCAAAAGCTCCCTTTGTAG
- a CDS encoding ProP, Permease major facilitator superfamily, giving the protein MTDSAEPSRAVYGFKWFLVVLAIVSSLGLYALDNTIVANIVPIIIQDLGQAEQLAWLSVGFTAGGLCLLLPLGKIYALFDPKYVYLASGLLFFVGSALCGAARNMNTMIVGRVVAGIGGNGLYMGSVTLLCLNTSPRERPVYLSLNGLIWGVGTVLGPILGGLFESAGAGGWRWAFYINLCAGAVLAPIWIFLLPSASPADKPSKRARAARLDWLGTIFILASMLPLVLAVDFGGRLFSWSSAASIVLFVLAAVFLVVFAVQQHFSFTTNERDRLFPMHFMTNGHAVLLAVIAAACDVFTFVPIYYIPLYFQFTRGDDALQSGVRLLPYIALLSAAMLANGAFMSKVGHYKAWYVVGSALALIATVLLSRVTIDTPTRNIYGFEILLGLGSGAYVQAGYAVLFSILEPKDMAFGTSFMMLAQLCGITFGLAIASAIFVNDAVSSIATVLPNLSSEQVQHAIEGAAGELFSGLDKSSQTALSNALVNSLRKTFIPCYAAAALCLVLSVILPHKQMHASSPSDSESALTDKDAGRVKEADESESQ; this is encoded by the exons ATGACCGACTCTGCCGAACCCAGTCGTGCCGTCTACGGCTTCAAG TGGTTTTTGGTCGTACTTGCCATCGTATCCAGCCTCGGCCTATACGCTCTGGATAACACCATCGTCGCGAATATTGTTCCCATCATCATTCAAGACTTGGGCCAAGCTGAACAGCTTGCCTGGCTTTCTGTGGGCTTCACTGCCGGAGGTCTCTGTCTTCTATTGCCCCTTGGCAAGATATACGCCCTCTTCGATCCCAAATATGTCTACCTCGCTTCGGGACTTCTTTTCTTCGTCGGCTCTGCACTTTGCGGTGCGGCTCGCAACATGAACACCATGATTGTGGGTCGCGTAGTGGCTGGAATCGGCGGAAACGGGTTATACATGGGTTCTGTTACCCTCTTGTGCCTCAACACCTCGCCGCGAGAAAGACCTGTGTACTTGAGCCTCAATGGCCTCATCTGGGGTGTCGGTACTGTCCTCGGACCTATCTTGGGAGGCCTCTTCGAAAGTGCCGGCGCTGGCGGATGGCGATGGGCCTTCTATATCAATCTATGTGCAG GCGCTGTTCTCGCTCCAATCTGGATATTTCTCCTTCCTTCGGCATCGCCGGCTGACAAGCCCTCGAAACGCGCTCGCGCTGCCAGATTAGATTGGCTTGGTACCATCTTCATACTCGCCTCCATGCTTCCACTGGTGCTGGCAGTTGACTTTGGAGGCAGGCTGTTCAGCTGGAGTAGCGCTGCCTCAATCGTCCTCTTCGTCCTCGCCGCCGTATTTCTGGTTGTGTTTGCGGTACAGCAACATTTCAGTTTTACCACGAACGAACGAGATCGGCTCTTCCCCATGCATTTTATGACCAATGGTCACGCTGTGCTTCTAGCTGTCATTGCAGCTGCATGCGATGTCTTCACTTTCGTACCGATTTACTACATTCCTCTTTATTTCCAGTTCACACGTGGCGATGACGCTCTCCAGTCAGGTGTTCGACTTCTTCCCTACATTGCACTTCTCAGTGCCGCCATGCTGGCGAATGGGGCTTTCATGTCCAAGGTGGGTCACTACAAGGCATGGTACGTCGTCGGAAGTGCACTCGCACTCATAGCCACTGTTCTCTTGT CTCGAGTAACGATCGACACCCCGACACGCAATATCTATGGTTTCGAAATACTTCTTGGTTTGGGCTCGGGCGCCTATGTGCAAGCCGGTTACGCTGTCCTCTTTTCCATCCTCGAGCCAAAAGACATGGCCTTTGGTACTAGTTTCATGATGTTAG CGCAACTTTGTGGCATCACCTTTGGCCTAGCTATCGCCAGTGCAATCTTCGTCAACGACGCCGTATCCTCAATCGCTACCGTTCTCCCCAATTTGTCAAGCGAACAAGTTCAGCATGCCATAGAAGGGGCAGCAGGCGAACTCTTCTCGGGTCTCGATAAATCGTCGCAGACTGCGCTTTCCAACGCGCTGGTCAATTCTTTGCGAAAGAC ATTCATACCATGCTACGCAGCAGCTGCATTGTGTCTGGTTCTTTCTGTCATACTACCA CACAAACAGATGCACGCGAGTTCCCCGTCCGACTCAGAGTCCGCGCTCACGGACAAGGATGCTGGCCGTGTCAAGGAAGCGGATGAGTCAGAGAGCCAATAA
- a CDS encoding Short-chain alcohol dehydrogenase: MVKVWLITGCSSGFGQEIALAALAHGDTVVATARDPTKLAQLAERGAITEQLDVLDSDEKLSSRIDAIVKKTGGIDILVNNAGYILAGGVEECSRSEVEAQFSTNVFGQLNIIRAVLPVMRKKRSGVVANLGSIGGWAGSPAAGLYCATKACATILAESLRQEVAHLNIKVTSIEPGYFRTNFLSSGHKTMAANRIADLAAGVDGTYAGLEAYNHKQPGDPQKGAKLIDEALTGTGRCEGRELPVRLSLGSDAYQFVSGHIDRYKKELESWKDLTTTTDCDN, from the coding sequence ATGGTAAAAGTCTGGCTCATTACTGGATGCTCGTCTGGCTTCGGTCAGGAAATCGCCCTGGCCGCGCTGGCCCACGGCGACACAGTCGTTGCTACCGCGCGTGACCCCACCAAGCTTGCACAGCTCGCCGAGCGTGGTGCTATCACGGAGCAGCTCGATGTGCTCGATAGCGATGAAAAGCTGAGCAGCCGCATCGATGCAATTGTGAAGAAGACGGGCGGGATCGACATTCTCGTCAACAACGCCGGCTACATCCTGGCCGGCGGGGTCGAGGAGTGCAGCCGCAGCGAAGTCGAGGCGCAATTCAGCACCAATGTCTTTGGCCAGCTCAACATCATCCGCGCCGTGTTGCCCGTGATGCGCAAGAAGCGCTCTGGCGTCGTCGCAAACTTGGGCTCCATTGGCGGCTGGGCTGGATCTCCTGCTGCGGGCTTGTACTGCGCCACCAAGGCCTGCGCCACCATCCTCGCGGAATCACTGCGCCAGGAGGTCGCCCATCTCAACATCAAGGTCACCTCCATCGAGCCTGGCTACTTCCGCACCAACTTCTTAAGCTCCGGACACAAGACCATGGCGGCTAACCGCATCGCGGACTTGGCCGCAGGCGTCGACGGCACGTACGCCGGTCTCGAGGCTTATAACCACAAGCAGCCCGGCGACCCACAAAAAGGCGCAAAGTTGATTGATGAAGCGCTTACGGGAACGGGCCGATGCGAGGGACGAGAGCTACCTGTGCGTCTGAGTCTGGGCAGCGATGCCTACCAGTTTGTGTCGGGTCACATTGACCGGTACAAGAAGGAGCTTGAGAGCTGGAAAGACCTCACAACCACCACGGACTGCGACAACTGA
- a CDS encoding O-methyltransferase A produces MDPNSTSAKLIQLGVLVQSALATLITSSEQSKESLPPKELFNAQRTILSAAGMLTELVSTPSNRLLEVSTQYFEARALHIAAEKRIPDMLVGSDESGVAVEDLAKQVGIESTKLSRLMRCLCSIHIFKEVQPDRFANNHVSAALVGNEPLRAYIVMFAFDIYSASDHLPRSLFDKKTGPSFDVIDTAFQAAANTQKARWDWLEEKVTVQNLQDGRCGTDGGPSGYPGPFGSELDKAVQGKSASDLVGRPELPIFGLAMVGGDYPWESLGSALVVDVGGGVGGFSLQLSQVHPQLQFVIQDRAAMLEQAEKVVWPKDNPDAVAQKRVQFCPHDFFEPNPIKNADVYWLRYVIHDWSDDFCVRILTAIKPSMGPRSRILICDQVMNTTLGSEELAAAPAPLPANWGYYTRYSHQRDLAMMALLNGIERTPREFRVIVEKAGLKLHKIWDCRSQVSLVEVVLPNSELV; encoded by the exons ATGGACCCCAACTCAACCTCGGCGAAGCTCATTCAGCTCGGTGTGCTAGTACAGTCGGCTTTGGCGACACTCATAACATCCAGTGAACAGAGCAAGGAATCACTCCCCCCCAAAGAGTTGTTCAATGCCCAAAGAACGATTCTCTCCGCAGCAGGCATGCTCACGGAGCTTGTGAGCACGCCAAGCAACCGTCTTTTGGAAGTGTCAACGCAATACTTTGAGGCGCGTGCCTTGCACATTGCAGCTGAGAAGCGAATCCCAGATATGCTTGTCGGTTCCGATGAAAGCGGCGTTGCCGTGGAGGACCTGGCAAAGCAGGTAGGCATCGAGTCTACAAAACTAT CTCGACTCATGCGTTGTTTGTGTTCCATCCATATCTTCAAAGAGGTTCAGCCCGACCGCTTCGCGAATAACCATGTGTCGGCTGCTTTGGTCGGTAACGAGCCACTCAGAGCATACATTGTCATGTT CGCTTTTGACATATACTCGGCGTCTGATCATCTACCTCGATCGCTCTTTGACAAGAAAACGGGCCCTTCTTTCGACGTCATAGATACAGCTTTCCAGGCAGCAGCAAATACGCAAAAAGCACGATGGGACTGGCTAGAGGAAAAGGTCACGGTGCAAAACTTGCAGGACGGACGTTGCGGAACAGACGGAGGACCTAGCGGCTATCCAGGTCCTTTTGGGTCTGAACTCGACAAGGCAGTGCAAGGAAAATCCGCGTCTGACCTGGTAGGGCGGCCTGAACTGCCCATTTTCGGGCTCGCCATGGTTGGCGGAG ATTATCCATGGGAGTCGCTAGGCTCTGCGCTCGTGGTTGACGTGGGCGGAGGTGTGGGCGGTTTCAGTCTCCAGCTCTCGCAAGTCCATCCGCAATTACAATTTGTCATCCAGGATCGCGCGGCGATGCTGGAGCAAGCTGAGAAGGTGGTCTGGCCAAAAGACAACCCAGATGCCGTCGCGCAAAAGAGGGTGCAATTCTGCCCTCACGACTTCTTCGAGCCTAATCCGATCAAGAACGCCGACGTTTACTGGCTTCGATACGTGATACACGATTGGTCGGACGACTTTTGTGTCCGGATTCTTACGGCTATCAAGCCCAGCATGGGCCCGCGGTCGCGGATTCTGATCTGCGATCAGGTCATGAACACAACGTTGGGTTCGGAGGAGCTTGCCGCTGCACCTGCTCCTCTGCCTGCAAACTGG GGCTATTACACTCGTTACTCGCATCAACGCGACCTTGCGATGATGGCGTTGTTGAACGGCATTGAGCGGACGCCTCGCGAATTCCGCGTCATCGTTGAGAAGGCGGGATTGAAGCTGCATAAGATATGGGACTGCCGTAGTCAGGTTTCGTTGGTGGAGGTTGTACTGCCAAATTCAGAGCTCGTGTAA